A DNA window from Motilibacter rhizosphaerae contains the following coding sequences:
- a CDS encoding [protein-PII] uridylyltransferase, giving the protein MTLSGARPESVTPRTPAEFVAERKALLARPGLPGPGRRRALADATDDWLREMYAAALPGAQEGVALAAVGGHGRGSLSPASDLDLVLLHDGARGPEEVARVAEALWYPIWDSGLRLDYSVRTPGEARKVASQDLSVLLGLLDLRVVAGSEALGAKLRSAVLDDWRSSARGRLGELLESCRERWRRAGEVAFLLEPELKEGRGGLRDVVALRAVAASWVADRPHGDLDGAAERLLDVRDALHLSSGRALDKLLLQEQDAVAAALGIADADSVLRVVADAARTIAYAGDTTWRRVEQLLAPRRRSPLFTARRPPRPRILAPGLAEHEGELVLGRDGVLDTDPVLPLRAAAVAAQAGLPLSPGTAERLAASSPRMPEPWPQEARDALVTFLGAGAGTVRVWEALDQAGVIEALLPEWALVRNRPQRTPVHRWTVDRHSVETCVQAASLTRRVTRPDLLLVAALLHDIGKGKRRGDHAREGAVLAGPVLARLGFAPADAQVVVTLVREHLLLVDTATRRDIDDPATAVRVADAVGSVEVLDLLATLTEADALAAGPAAWSDWRAGLVAELTRRVRAHLRGEPPPPATPLTPEQLALVDQGDLAVAVRPEGGGWAVTVVAPDRRGLLSTVAGVLALHRLSVRSAALRTERGIAVDTWSVTAEFGDPPVLEALRDDIDRALDRRLDVAALLERREASRPPARGPKVPASVEVVEGASESATVLEVRASDRLGLLHRLGRALAYAGIDVRSARVATLGAEAVDVFYVVDGDGSPLVAERAREVSRILRDVAS; this is encoded by the coding sequence ATGACGCTCTCAGGTGCACGGCCCGAGTCGGTCACCCCGCGCACCCCCGCCGAGTTCGTCGCCGAGCGCAAGGCGCTGCTGGCCCGGCCGGGACTCCCCGGTCCGGGCCGGCGGCGCGCGCTGGCCGACGCCACGGACGACTGGCTGCGGGAGATGTACGCCGCCGCCCTCCCCGGCGCGCAGGAGGGGGTCGCCCTCGCCGCCGTCGGGGGACACGGCCGGGGGTCCCTCTCCCCGGCGAGCGACCTCGACCTCGTGCTCCTGCACGACGGCGCCCGCGGGCCCGAGGAGGTCGCCCGGGTCGCCGAGGCGCTCTGGTACCCCATCTGGGACTCCGGGCTGCGGCTCGACTACTCGGTCCGCACCCCCGGCGAGGCGCGCAAGGTCGCCTCGCAGGACCTCTCGGTGCTGCTCGGCCTGCTCGACCTGCGGGTGGTCGCCGGCAGCGAGGCGCTGGGGGCCAAGCTGCGCAGCGCCGTCCTCGACGACTGGCGCTCGAGCGCCCGCGGCCGGCTCGGCGAGCTGCTCGAGTCCTGCCGGGAGCGCTGGCGCCGGGCGGGGGAGGTCGCCTTCCTCCTCGAGCCCGAGCTCAAGGAGGGCCGGGGCGGCCTGCGCGACGTCGTCGCCCTGCGCGCGGTGGCGGCCTCCTGGGTCGCCGACCGCCCGCACGGCGACCTCGACGGCGCCGCCGAGCGGCTGCTCGACGTGCGCGACGCCCTGCACCTCTCCTCGGGGCGCGCGCTCGACAAGCTGCTCCTCCAGGAGCAGGACGCCGTCGCCGCGGCGCTCGGCATCGCCGACGCCGACTCCGTGCTCCGCGTCGTCGCCGACGCGGCCCGCACCATCGCGTACGCCGGGGACACGACGTGGCGCCGGGTGGAGCAGCTGCTCGCCCCGCGCCGCCGGTCCCCGCTGTTCACCGCCCGTCGTCCGCCCCGACCCCGGATCCTCGCCCCCGGGCTCGCCGAGCACGAGGGGGAGCTGGTCTTGGGCCGAGACGGCGTCCTCGACACCGATCCCGTCCTCCCGCTGCGCGCCGCCGCGGTGGCCGCGCAGGCGGGGCTCCCGCTGTCGCCCGGCACCGCCGAGCGGCTGGCGGCGTCGAGCCCGCGCATGCCCGAGCCCTGGCCGCAGGAGGCGCGCGACGCGCTCGTCACCTTCCTCGGCGCCGGGGCGGGCACGGTCCGCGTCTGGGAGGCCCTGGACCAGGCCGGCGTCATCGAGGCGCTGCTGCCGGAGTGGGCCCTCGTGCGCAACCGCCCGCAGCGCACGCCCGTGCACCGCTGGACCGTCGACCGGCACAGCGTCGAGACCTGCGTGCAGGCGGCGTCGCTGACCCGCCGCGTCACGCGCCCGGACCTCCTGCTCGTCGCGGCCCTGCTCCACGACATCGGCAAGGGCAAGCGCCGCGGTGACCACGCCCGGGAGGGCGCCGTGCTCGCCGGGCCGGTCCTCGCCCGGCTCGGCTTCGCGCCGGCCGACGCCCAGGTGGTCGTCACGCTCGTCCGGGAGCACCTCCTGCTCGTCGACACTGCCACGCGGCGCGACATCGACGACCCGGCGACCGCGGTGCGGGTGGCCGACGCCGTCGGGTCGGTCGAGGTGCTCGACCTGCTCGCGACGCTGACCGAGGCGGACGCCCTCGCCGCCGGCCCGGCCGCGTGGTCCGACTGGCGAGCCGGGCTCGTCGCCGAGCTCACCCGGCGCGTGCGCGCCCACCTGCGGGGGGAGCCGCCGCCGCCGGCGACGCCGCTCACGCCGGAGCAGCTCGCCCTGGTCGACCAGGGCGACCTCGCGGTCGCGGTGCGCCCGGAGGGCGGCGGCTGGGCCGTCACCGTGGTCGCACCCGACCGGCGGGGCCTGCTCTCCACGGTGGCGGGCGTGCTCGCGCTGCACCGGCTCTCGGTGCGCTCCGCCGCCCTGCGCACCGAGCGCGGCATCGCCGTCGACACGTGGTCGGTGACCGCGGAGTTCGGCGACCCGCCGGTGCTCGAGGCGCTGCGCGACGACATCGACCGCGCCCTCGACCGGCGGCTCGACGTGGCCGCCCTGCTCGAGCGGCGCGAGGCCTCCCGCCCGCCCGCGCGCGGCCCGAAGGTGCCGGCCTCCGTCGAGGTGGTGGAGGGCGCGAGCGAGAGCGCCACCGTGCTGGAGGTGCGGGCGAGCGACCGGCTCGGGCTGCTCCACCGGCTGGGCCGCGCCCTCGCGTACGCCGGCATCGACGTGCGCTCGGCGCGGGTCGCGACCCTCGGCGCCGAGGCGGTCGACGTGTTCTACGTCGTCGACGGCGACGGCAGCCCGCTGGTGGCCGAGCGCGCGCGCGAGGTCTCGCGGATCCTCCGCGACGTGGCGAGCTAG
- a CDS encoding P-II family nitrogen regulator, with product MKLVTAVLKPFKLDDVKTALEAFGVHGLTVSEANGYGRQKGHTEVYRGAEYTVDLVPKVRLEVLVDDADAEDVVDVITKSAQTGRIGDGKVWVVPVDTVVRVRTGERGAEAL from the coding sequence ATGAAGCTCGTGACGGCCGTGCTGAAGCCGTTCAAGCTCGACGACGTGAAGACCGCGCTGGAGGCCTTCGGCGTCCACGGGCTGACGGTCTCCGAGGCCAACGGCTACGGCCGGCAGAAGGGCCACACCGAGGTCTACCGCGGTGCGGAGTACACCGTCGACCTCGTCCCGAAGGTCCGCCTCGAGGTCCTCGTCGACGACGCGGACGCCGAGGACGTCGTGGACGTCATCACGAAGTCCGCGCAGACCGGCCGGATCGGCGACGGGAAGGTCTGGGTCGTCCCGGTCGACACCGTCGTGCGGGTGCGCACCGGCGAGCGCGGGGCAGAGGCCCTCTAG
- a CDS encoding ammonium transporter: MQINSGDAAWMLASSALVLFMTPGLAFFYGGMVRSKSVLNMLMMNFACIGVVTLLWVLFGYSLAFKGTNPVIGNFDAFGLKGTITGIFGAKGDQYPELIFSAFQLMFAIITPALISGSIADRVKFGAWITFVALWTTIVYFPVAHWVFYFNNGQGGWIADHLHAMDFAGGTAVHINAGAAGLALAIVLRKRVGWPREPMRPHNLPLVLLGAGILWFGWFGFNAGSAVTAGSGAALAFMNTQVATASAAIGWIVVEKVRDGHSTTLGIASGAVAGLVAITPACGSINPIGAIILGIAAGAICAFAVGLKYRFGFDDSLDVVGVHLVGGIVGTLAIGVLATGTAIKATGSLGQAGFWDGGDFTQLGKQALAAGAVLAYSFIIAAILGFAIDKTIGFTVDEETEVNGIDQGVHAETGYEFSGFGGSLGGAARSVIGTQGSQERIDA, encoded by the coding sequence ATGCAAATCAACTCGGGTGATGCCGCGTGGATGCTCGCGAGCTCCGCGCTGGTGCTCTTCATGACCCCAGGCCTGGCGTTCTTCTACGGCGGCATGGTCCGGTCGAAGAGCGTGCTCAACATGCTGATGATGAACTTCGCGTGCATCGGCGTGGTCACGCTGCTGTGGGTGCTGTTCGGCTACTCGCTCGCCTTCAAGGGCACCAACCCGGTGATCGGCAACTTCGACGCCTTCGGCCTCAAGGGCACGATCACCGGCATCTTCGGGGCGAAGGGTGACCAGTACCCCGAGCTCATCTTCTCGGCCTTCCAGCTGATGTTCGCCATCATCACCCCGGCGCTCATCAGCGGCTCGATCGCCGACCGCGTGAAGTTCGGCGCGTGGATCACCTTCGTCGCGCTCTGGACGACGATCGTGTACTTCCCGGTGGCGCACTGGGTGTTCTACTTCAACAACGGCCAGGGCGGCTGGATCGCCGACCACCTGCACGCGATGGACTTCGCCGGTGGCACCGCGGTCCACATCAACGCCGGCGCCGCCGGTCTCGCCCTCGCCATCGTCCTGCGCAAGCGGGTCGGCTGGCCGCGCGAGCCCATGCGCCCGCACAACCTGCCGCTCGTCCTGCTCGGCGCCGGCATCCTGTGGTTCGGCTGGTTCGGCTTCAACGCCGGCTCCGCGGTGACCGCCGGCTCGGGTGCCGCCCTCGCCTTCATGAACACCCAGGTGGCCACGGCCTCCGCGGCCATCGGCTGGATCGTCGTGGAGAAGGTGCGTGACGGCCACTCGACGACCCTCGGCATCGCCTCGGGCGCCGTCGCCGGCCTCGTCGCCATCACCCCGGCCTGCGGCTCGATCAACCCGATCGGGGCGATCATCCTCGGCATCGCGGCCGGCGCGATCTGCGCCTTCGCCGTGGGCCTGAAGTACCGCTTCGGCTTCGACGACTCGCTCGACGTCGTGGGCGTCCACCTCGTCGGCGGCATCGTCGGCACGCTCGCCATCGGCGTCCTGGCGACGGGCACCGCCATCAAGGCGACCGGCTCGCTCGGCCAGGCCGGCTTCTGGGACGGCGGCGACTTCACCCAGCTCGGCAAGCAGGCGCTGGCCGCGGGTGCGGTCCTCGCGTACTCCTTCATCATCGCCGCGATCCTCGGCTTCGCGATCGACAAGACGATCGGCTTCACGGTCGACGAGGAGACCGAGGTCAACGGCATCGACCAGGGCGTGCACGCCGAGACCGGCTACGAGTTCAGCGGCTTCGGCGGCTCGCTCGGCGGTGCGGCGCGCTCGGTCATCGGCACCCAGGGCTCGCAGGAGAGGATCGACGCATGA
- the ftsY gene encoding signal recognition particle-docking protein FtsY, with protein MVTVIVLVVVLLLVLAGVAAAALLAPRRRRVVPPSGGRGSTVLQPGVDYPPGVGDDVTVPRDTPTRTLEDLPLPGVEEPLEVDETPELLLERPEPVAGRLVRLRARLSRSQTSLGRGLLALLSRDSLDEDTWEEVEDTLLTADVGVGPTQELVERLRTRVRVLGTRSPEQVRDLLREELLALVAPELDRTLATTRHPDGRPAVVLVVGVNGTGKTTTVGKLARVLVSEEKDVVLGAADTFRAAAAEQLTTWGERVGVPTVRGPEGADPASVAYDALEQGTQLEADVVLVDTAGRLQNKVGLMDELGKVKRVLERKGPVDEVLLVLDATTGQNGLIQARVFSEVVAVTGIVLTKLDGTAKGGIVVAVQRELGVPVKLVGLGEGPDDLAPFEPAAFVDALVE; from the coding sequence TCCCGCCGAGCGGCGGCCGGGGTTCGACCGTGCTGCAGCCCGGCGTGGACTACCCGCCGGGCGTGGGCGACGACGTCACCGTCCCGCGGGACACGCCGACCCGTACGCTCGAGGACCTCCCGCTCCCGGGCGTCGAGGAGCCGCTGGAGGTCGACGAGACCCCGGAGCTCCTCCTCGAGCGCCCCGAGCCCGTCGCGGGCCGGCTCGTCCGGCTGCGCGCCCGGCTCTCCCGCTCCCAGACCAGCCTCGGCCGCGGCCTGCTCGCACTGCTCTCCCGCGACTCCCTCGACGAGGACACGTGGGAGGAGGTCGAGGACACCCTGCTGACCGCCGACGTCGGCGTGGGCCCGACCCAGGAACTCGTCGAGCGGCTGCGCACCCGCGTGCGCGTGCTCGGCACCCGCAGCCCCGAGCAGGTGCGCGACCTGCTCCGCGAGGAGCTGCTCGCCCTCGTCGCCCCCGAGCTCGACCGCACGCTCGCGACGACCCGGCACCCGGACGGCCGCCCCGCCGTCGTCCTCGTCGTCGGCGTCAACGGCACCGGCAAGACGACGACCGTGGGCAAGCTCGCCCGGGTGCTCGTGAGCGAGGAGAAGGACGTCGTGCTCGGCGCGGCCGACACGTTCCGCGCGGCCGCGGCCGAGCAGCTCACCACGTGGGGCGAGCGCGTGGGCGTCCCCACCGTGCGCGGCCCGGAGGGCGCCGACCCGGCGTCGGTCGCGTACGACGCGCTCGAGCAGGGCACCCAGCTCGAGGCCGACGTCGTGCTCGTCGACACGGCGGGGCGCCTGCAGAACAAGGTCGGGCTCATGGACGAGCTCGGCAAGGTCAAGCGCGTGCTCGAGCGCAAGGGCCCGGTCGACGAGGTGCTGCTCGTGCTCGACGCCACCACGGGGCAGAACGGCCTGATCCAGGCCCGCGTGTTCTCCGAGGTCGTCGCCGTCACCGGGATCGTGCTCACCAAGCTCGACGGCACGGCCAAGGGCGGCATCGTCGTCGCGGTCCAGCGCGAGCTGGGCGTCCCGGTCAAGCTCGTCGGGCTCGGCGAGGGTCCCGACGACCTCGCGCCGTTCGAGCCCGCGGCGTTCGTCGACGCCCTGGTGGAGTAG